The following proteins are co-located in the Paenibacillus sp. FSL H8-0079 genome:
- a CDS encoding response regulator, producing the protein MMNLMVVDDEHSAVESIAVSIPWREHGIGQVYKAYSVKEALEHMATHQVHIIITDIRMPGLSGLDLVSHIRQKWEQTKCIILSGHASFDYAKQALKHGTVSYLLKPVRDEELIESVQQAAVQIRLEGEKQMLHQRAMYSVREHLPEKRAELMKDVLLGHKFADAELEGKLEQLEIGFRPQDKMQLLLIRYDDHQPTHKAFRLMKYAISNVVEEIYGSTYHLCHTDDAYDDLVFMASPKQTQAEPEMLMGRLGERLIYSVRQYLNATISLSVSRIGRFPDQVPQLYHQAVRALRKQAEAGKGLHLNAAVGTNGATLKSLAALYEPPGLTTLLEAGRMEDAHRKIDQIFAELSNSVFPEHVYVAFHYLAAAFSYMAHREGRQLAEVLGEQYEQLLKDGYGISLRSLEMWTRSVMQQWAESASDAGQDAGSTLIRQVQQWIDHHLGEDLSLQVIAGEVHLHPVYLSKMYKQSTGEGISDYIIRSRMERAVHLLKHTAMKIYEVGQEVGYNNTPYFIQVFRKHYGLTPQDFRNG; encoded by the coding sequence ATGATGAATCTGATGGTCGTGGATGATGAACATTCGGCAGTAGAGTCGATCGCTGTCTCCATACCGTGGAGAGAACACGGAATTGGTCAGGTATACAAAGCCTATTCTGTCAAAGAAGCCTTGGAACATATGGCAACACACCAGGTCCATATTATTATCACGGATATCCGTATGCCGGGTCTGTCCGGTCTGGATCTGGTCAGTCACATCCGCCAAAAGTGGGAACAGACCAAATGTATTATTTTATCGGGGCATGCTTCCTTCGATTATGCGAAGCAGGCGCTCAAACACGGGACGGTTAGTTATCTGCTCAAACCGGTTCGAGATGAGGAACTGATCGAATCCGTGCAGCAGGCCGCAGTGCAGATTCGCCTAGAGGGTGAGAAACAAATGCTGCATCAGCGGGCCATGTATTCGGTGAGGGAACATCTGCCAGAGAAGCGGGCGGAGCTGATGAAGGATGTACTGTTAGGGCATAAATTTGCGGATGCTGAACTCGAAGGCAAGCTGGAGCAATTGGAGATCGGTTTCCGTCCACAGGATAAAATGCAACTGTTGCTCATCCGGTATGATGACCATCAACCTACACATAAAGCGTTTCGATTGATGAAGTACGCTATCTCAAATGTGGTGGAAGAGATCTACGGCAGTACCTATCACCTCTGTCATACGGATGACGCCTACGATGATCTGGTCTTCATGGCTAGTCCCAAACAAACTCAGGCCGAACCGGAAATGTTAATGGGCCGACTGGGAGAGCGGTTGATCTACAGTGTGAGGCAGTATCTGAACGCGACCATTTCCCTGTCCGTTAGCCGCATAGGGCGTTTTCCAGATCAGGTGCCCCAGCTATATCATCAGGCCGTGAGGGCACTTCGTAAGCAGGCCGAGGCGGGCAAAGGATTACATCTGAATGCAGCGGTGGGAACCAATGGAGCAACGTTGAAGTCACTCGCGGCGCTGTATGAACCGCCGGGTCTAACGACGTTACTGGAAGCCGGGCGCATGGAGGATGCACACCGTAAGATTGATCAGATCTTTGCCGAACTGTCGAACAGTGTGTTCCCGGAGCATGTGTATGTGGCTTTTCATTATTTGGCGGCGGCATTTTCCTATATGGCTCATCGGGAAGGAAGACAGTTAGCTGAAGTGCTCGGCGAGCAGTACGAGCAGTTGCTCAAGGATGGTTATGGTATCTCGCTGCGTAGTTTGGAAATGTGGACTCGGTCTGTGATGCAGCAGTGGGCAGAGAGTGCGAGCGATGCGGGACAAGATGCCGGATCAACGCTGATTCGGCAGGTGCAGCAATGGATCGACCATCATCTAGGCGAGGATCTATCGTTGCAGGTCATTGCCGGAGAGGTGCATCTGCACCCGGTATATCTGTCGAAAATGTACAAACAATCCACCGGTGAGGGTATTAGTGATTATATTATCCGTTCCAGAATGGAACGTGCGGTTCATTTGCTCAAGCATACGGCGATGAAGATCTATGAAGTTGGTCAGGAAGTGGGGTACAACAACACGCCTTATTTCATTCAGGTGTTCCGCAAACATTATGGACTGACCCCGCAAGATTTTCGGAACGGTTAA
- a CDS encoding histidine kinase has translation MKFTVFAKTVILLICLLVPILLLYTYANQANVDMVVEEKQQSSLNQFNYFSSQVDKNIEQLSLYGLTLLRDPSILHYRYMTDSTSQYEKNSIYLDILDKLSLYQSTSRWKNDITIVLPQAELVLSTMSSRTVYDEKMLTFPQPGQWQLEQGSFTYFFTDNYEWNEKPVNTGVRTVMEINFDPMNVVAMLDDFKETQGGDPFLLVPGNDPLLNRTADPELVEAIIRDMPFNGPEREGNHQLEVGDKQYLVSYVHSKQLQAVYVNPVVLDDLLTPMDKSRNMFITSILLLLVLSIGAALLLYRKVQVPIHRLMRGLQQIRKGQLSTRIPVDHSRDEFAYLTQSFNHMAEQIQELIEKVYEERIRSREATLKHLQSQINPHFLYNCLFYIKNMTQLGNREAVIAMSLSLGDYYRYITRGENDMTTVEEEIRLLDHYLSIQQMRTNRLTYEIAVPQQLMLLHIPRLLIQPIVENAVIHGIEPMEGSGHVVVTGMAVPEHIEGRKYTRYSLFVDNDGVTLTAEEIAELEREINEPMGEEIGTGTWNVHQRLVTRYGLSSGLHFGAIPYGGLSVEIRWFEEEQPHDESDGRG, from the coding sequence ATGAAATTCACAGTATTTGCGAAGACGGTCATTCTCTTAATCTGCCTGCTCGTCCCCATTCTGCTGCTTTATACATACGCGAATCAGGCAAATGTGGATATGGTCGTTGAAGAGAAACAGCAGTCGAGTCTGAACCAGTTCAATTATTTCAGTTCCCAGGTGGATAAAAATATTGAGCAGCTCTCACTATATGGCCTGACGTTGCTGCGAGATCCGAGTATCCTGCACTACCGTTACATGACGGACTCAACCAGCCAATATGAGAAAAACAGCATCTATCTGGATATTCTCGACAAATTATCGTTGTACCAGTCCACCAGCCGTTGGAAGAACGATATTACCATTGTGCTGCCACAAGCGGAACTTGTGTTATCCACCATGTCCAGCCGGACGGTCTACGATGAGAAGATGTTGACGTTCCCGCAACCAGGTCAATGGCAGCTGGAGCAGGGTAGTTTCACCTACTTTTTCACGGATAACTACGAGTGGAATGAAAAACCAGTGAACACAGGCGTGCGAACGGTGATGGAGATTAATTTTGACCCGATGAACGTGGTTGCCATGTTGGATGATTTTAAAGAAACGCAGGGAGGAGATCCCTTCTTGCTCGTACCAGGTAACGATCCGTTGCTGAACCGTACGGCGGACCCCGAGCTGGTCGAAGCGATTATACGTGATATGCCCTTTAACGGACCGGAGAGGGAAGGCAATCATCAATTGGAGGTGGGTGACAAGCAATATCTGGTCAGTTACGTGCACTCCAAACAATTGCAAGCGGTATACGTGAACCCTGTGGTATTGGATGATTTGCTGACCCCAATGGACAAGAGCCGAAATATGTTTATTACCTCCATTCTGTTACTGCTCGTGCTGAGTATCGGTGCTGCACTGCTTTTGTATCGAAAAGTTCAGGTGCCAATCCATCGCTTGATGAGAGGGCTGCAACAGATTCGCAAAGGGCAGCTGTCCACACGGATTCCGGTCGATCACTCTCGTGATGAATTCGCGTATCTCACCCAGAGCTTCAACCATATGGCAGAGCAGATTCAGGAACTGATCGAGAAGGTATACGAGGAACGTATTCGCTCGCGGGAAGCAACATTGAAACATCTGCAATCACAGATCAATCCGCATTTCCTGTACAATTGCCTGTTTTATATCAAAAATATGACCCAGCTCGGCAACCGTGAAGCCGTTATTGCCATGTCGCTAAGTCTGGGAGACTACTATCGCTACATTACGCGGGGCGAGAATGATATGACGACAGTAGAGGAAGAAATCCGGCTGCTGGACCATTATTTGTCCATTCAACAGATGCGGACCAACCGGCTGACCTACGAGATTGCCGTACCGCAGCAACTGATGTTGCTCCACATTCCGCGGCTGCTCATCCAGCCAATCGTAGAGAATGCGGTGATCCATGGCATTGAGCCGATGGAAGGCAGTGGGCATGTCGTCGTAACGGGGATGGCGGTACCCGAACATATTGAGGGTCGGAAATATACAAGATATAGCCTGTTCGTAGACAATGACGGTGTCACGCTGACAGCGGAAGAGATTGCGGAATTGGAACGGGAGATCAATGAACCGATGGGTGAGGAGATTGGAACAGGCACGTGGAATGTGCACCAGCGTCTCGTTACGCGATATGGGCTGTCGTCGGGGCTTCATTTTGGAGCGATTCCCTATGGTGGACTTAGTGTAGAAATTCGATGGTTTGAGGAGGAACAACCGCATGATGAATCTGATGGTCGTGGATGA
- a CDS encoding ABC transporter permease subunit — translation MTPHARKRTRWNFKRTWPLHLMLLPAVLLTLLFAYVPMGGIIIAFQDFKPWLGFTGSKWVGWDNFRFMFEYPDSVQVIWNTVLIASMKIVAGLVAPVVFAILLNEVRNSTFKRFSQTLVYLPHFLSWVVLGGILLDMLSPEGGLVNQVLAAAGVEPIFFLGDGDWFRVTVVVSDVWKEFGFGTIVFLAALAGINPALYEASEVDGATRLRQTLHITLPALVPMIIVVGTLSLGNILNAGFDQIFNLYNPLVYEKGDIIDTFVYRMGILNGKMSFATAVGLFKSFVAMFLVISAYRMAYKIANYRIF, via the coding sequence ATGACACCCCATGCACGCAAACGTACCCGCTGGAATTTCAAACGCACGTGGCCTCTGCATCTGATGCTGCTGCCTGCTGTACTGCTTACATTACTGTTCGCCTATGTGCCCATGGGCGGCATTATCATTGCTTTTCAAGATTTCAAACCGTGGCTAGGATTCACTGGCTCCAAATGGGTAGGCTGGGACAACTTCAGGTTCATGTTCGAATATCCCGACAGCGTTCAGGTCATCTGGAACACGGTACTGATTGCTTCCATGAAAATTGTGGCCGGACTTGTGGCCCCCGTGGTGTTCGCCATTTTGCTGAATGAGGTTCGGAACTCCACGTTCAAACGTTTCTCACAAACCTTGGTGTATCTGCCCCATTTCCTGTCCTGGGTTGTTCTTGGTGGTATATTACTCGACATGTTATCACCGGAAGGTGGGCTGGTAAACCAGGTGTTAGCGGCGGCTGGCGTTGAACCGATCTTCTTTTTGGGGGATGGAGACTGGTTCCGTGTAACGGTAGTTGTCAGTGATGTGTGGAAGGAGTTTGGATTCGGTACGATTGTATTTCTAGCAGCACTTGCGGGTATTAACCCGGCATTGTATGAGGCTTCGGAGGTGGATGGGGCAACACGACTTAGACAGACATTACACATTACCCTGCCTGCACTCGTGCCGATGATTATCGTGGTAGGTACGTTATCGCTGGGCAATATCCTGAATGCAGGCTTTGACCAGATCTTCAACCTTTACAATCCGCTGGTATATGAAAAAGGCGATATTATCGATACCTTTGTCTACCGGATGGGAATTCTGAACGGCAAAATGAGCTTTGCGACCGCCGTTGGACTATTCAAATCATTTGTCGCGATGTTCCTGGTCATCTCTGCGTACCGGATGGCGTACAAAATCGCCAATTACCGTATTTTTTAA
- a CDS encoding carbohydrate ABC transporter permease yields the protein MYHKTTGYRIFNGFNLIFIAAVSILCILPLVHILAVSFSGKAAASANLVTLWPIDFTVDAYTKTFGNSNFLSALWISVQRTVLGTLLSMTLVFLTAYPLSKESLHFKGRSLYAWFFIFTMLFSGGLIPSYILIQKLGLINTMWALILPGAVAVWNLILMMNFFRNVPKELEEAAFIDGANHITTLFKIYLPVSMPAIATISLFTMVGQWNSWFDGLIYMNDASKYPLATLMQTIIVQQDFSNMNVDATQLQNMSQRTVNAAQIFIGALPILLVYPFLQRFFVKGIVLGAVKE from the coding sequence GTGTATCACAAAACAACCGGGTACCGTATATTCAATGGCTTCAACCTGATATTCATTGCGGCCGTTTCGATCCTGTGCATCCTGCCGCTGGTCCATATTCTGGCGGTTTCCTTCAGTGGTAAAGCGGCAGCATCCGCCAATCTGGTGACACTTTGGCCGATTGATTTTACGGTGGACGCCTACACCAAAACATTTGGTAACAGTAACTTTCTCAGTGCGCTTTGGATTTCAGTTCAACGTACCGTTCTTGGCACACTGCTCAGTATGACACTTGTTTTCCTGACGGCTTATCCGTTATCCAAGGAGAGTCTGCACTTTAAAGGACGTTCGTTATATGCGTGGTTTTTCATCTTCACGATGCTGTTCAGCGGGGGATTGATTCCGTCCTATATTTTGATCCAGAAGCTTGGACTGATTAATACGATGTGGGCTTTGATTTTGCCAGGAGCGGTGGCTGTTTGGAACCTGATTCTGATGATGAACTTTTTCCGAAACGTGCCGAAAGAGCTGGAAGAAGCCGCATTTATCGATGGAGCCAACCATATTACGACGTTATTCAAAATCTATCTGCCTGTATCCATGCCCGCCATTGCGACGATCTCTTTATTCACGATGGTAGGTCAGTGGAATTCCTGGTTCGACGGGTTGATCTATATGAATGATGCTTCCAAATATCCACTAGCCACGTTAATGCAGACCATTATCGTTCAGCAGGATTTCTCTAATATGAACGTGGATGCAACGCAGCTTCAGAACATGTCTCAGCGTACGGTGAACGCGGCTCAGATCTTTATTGGCGCTCTGCCAATTCTGCTCGTATATCCGTTCTTGCAGCGTTTCTTCGTGAAGGGGATTGTGCTGGGGGCGGTAAAAGAGTAA